In one window of Mucilaginibacter auburnensis DNA:
- a CDS encoding DUF2256 domain-containing protein, with product MKGVKKQDLPQKICAVCGRPFSWRKKWEKVWDEVKYCSEKCKRSKNL from the coding sequence ATGAAAGGGGTTAAAAAGCAGGATCTGCCGCAAAAGATCTGTGCGGTTTGCGGTAGGCCATTTAGCTGGCGCAAAAAATGGGAGAAGGTTTGGGATGAAGTAAAATACTGTTCAGAAAAATGCAAACGCAGCAAGAACCTTTAA
- a CDS encoding 2'-5' RNA ligase family protein: MQTQQEPLILTLQLDAQSEAFFNEQRQRYFPPERNFLNAHLTLFHQLPNTDETREYFESITQAPFKLQVTGLMSLGGGVAYKIESAALLGLRKTLADHFIEVLIPQDRQGFRPHITVQNKVLPEQAKELLNNLQEQFQPFKAEALGLNLWAYLGGPWRHDAYYAFK, from the coding sequence ATGCAAACGCAGCAAGAACCTTTAATACTTACCCTGCAACTAGATGCCCAAAGCGAAGCGTTTTTTAATGAACAGCGCCAACGCTACTTTCCGCCGGAGCGTAATTTTTTGAATGCGCACCTCACTTTATTCCACCAGCTGCCAAACACAGATGAAACAAGGGAATACTTTGAAAGTATAACCCAAGCGCCATTTAAATTGCAGGTTACCGGGCTAATGAGCTTAGGCGGAGGTGTGGCGTATAAGATTGAAAGTGCTGCATTGCTTGGTCTTCGCAAAACTTTGGCGGATCATTTTATAGAGGTATTGATACCGCAAGACAGGCAAGGTTTTCGTCCGCATATTACTGTACAAAACAAAGTGTTACCCGAGCAGGCTAAAGAGTTATTAAATAACTTGCAAGAGCAGTTTCAGCCCTTTAAAGCAGAAGCCCTCGGTTTAAACTTATGGGCCTATTTAGGCGGCCCGTGGCGGCATGATGCTTATTACGCTTTTAAATAA
- a CDS encoding DUF4385 domain-containing protein: MTTRLPSYLNFNHATYAWQPDVDYRKHPDLYRVGKGEQGVLICEPYKSEIGQHWRFKTVEIAEKSSTVILKMFEDYLAANDFVGADMARKFLQMGYTRARRYANYKGGKKYDAEHNYAQLERGTGDPEKAKAAAIFYEKYKTAEANQQYAAMKKHWKHERG, encoded by the coding sequence ATGACTACGCGATTACCATCCTATCTTAACTTTAACCATGCCACTTACGCCTGGCAACCGGATGTTGACTACCGCAAGCATCCTGATCTTTACCGTGTTGGCAAAGGCGAACAAGGTGTGCTGATCTGCGAACCTTACAAAAGTGAGATAGGTCAGCACTGGCGTTTTAAAACAGTTGAAATCGCTGAGAAGAGCAGCACGGTAATACTCAAGATGTTTGAAGACTATCTGGCAGCTAACGATTTTGTTGGCGCTGATATGGCCCGCAAATTTTTGCAGATGGGCTATACACGTGCCCGCAGGTACGCCAACTACAAAGGCGGCAAAAAGTATGATGCCGAACACAATTACGCACAGTTAGAACGCGGCACCGGCGACCCCGAAAAGGCGAAAGCAGCAGCCATATTTTACGAGAAATACAAAACTGCCGAAGCCAACCAACAATACGCCGCAATGAAAAAGCATTGGAAGCATGAAAGGGGTTAA